In the Sarcophilus harrisii chromosome 1, mSarHar1.11, whole genome shotgun sequence genome, one interval contains:
- the LOC100919842 gene encoding olfactory receptor 13D1-like translates to MNKGNYTAVTEFFMVWLSHSPSLLLPLYVLCLVMYLVILLGNSMLIILSILDPHLHTPMYFFLGNLSFLDICYTSSFIPEMMIIVMSERKSISFLGCALQMVISLGLGSTECILLAVMAYDRYVAICNPLRYTIIMNKGLCAQMAACSWIAGFLISLVQTVIALINPFCRNIIEHFACEILALLKLTCGDISLNVFIMTAASIVFLITPLLLIFLSYIFILSTILRINSSEGRKKAFSTCSAHLTVVMLFYGSALFMYMKPKSKDINTSDQIIALSYGIITPMMNPIIYSLRNKEVKSVLQKFLIRNSKKKHEKF, encoded by the coding sequence ATGAACAAGGGGAATTACACAGCCGTGACTGAATTTTTTATGGTCTGGCTTTCTCATTCCCCAAGCCTCCTGTTACCTCTTTATGTGCTCTGCCTGGTGATGTACCTGGTGATCCTGTTGGGAAACAGCATGCTCATTATCCTTAGCATCCTGGATCCCCACCTTCACACtcctatgtattttttccttggaaacCTTTCCTTTTTGGACATTTGCTACACATCCTCATTTATCCCTGAAATGATGATAATTGTTATGTCTGAGAGAAAATCCATCTCCTTCCTTGGATGTGCCCTGCAGATGGTTATTTCTCTTGGATTGGGTTCCACAGAGTGCATTCTCCTGGCAGTGATGGCCTATGACAGGTATGTAGCCATTTGCAATCCCCTGAGATACACCATCATCATGAACAAGGGACTCTGTGCCCAAATGGCTGCTTGTTCATGGATAGCAGGGTTTTTGATATCTTTGGTACAAACTGTGATTGCTCTTATAAACCCTTTTTGTAGGAATATTATTGAACACTTTGCCTGTGAAATTCTGGCCCTACTCAAGCTTACCTGTGGAGATATCTCCCTCAATGTGTTCATCATGACAGCTGCaagtattgtttttttaattacccCTCTGCTGCTCATTTTCTTATCTTATATTTTCATCCTCTCCACCATCCTGAGGATCAACTCTagtgaagggaggaagaaagcttTTTCTACCTGCTCAGCCCACCTGACTGTGGTGATGTTGTTCTATGGCTCAGCCCTCTTCATGTACATGAAGCCCAAGTCCAAGGACATTAACACATCTGATCAGATTATTGCGTTGTCCTATGGAATCATTACTCCAATGATGAATCCCATTATCTACAGTCTAAGGAACAAGGAGGTAAAAAGTGTTCTACAAAAATTTCTCattagaaattcaaaaaaaaaacatgaaaagttcTAA